Sequence from the uncultured Bacteroides sp. genome:
ATCAAGGTAAAGCATATGTTTCCACCCCACATTGAAGGCTCCATAAATAGAGTTGATTTGCTTACGGTAACTATTTTGTTCCATACTGATTTCATTGAAACTCATTAAAGCAACAACATCACGAATCTGCATATCTTTTGCTGTGGTAATAGAAGTCAGGTTATTCACCTTATATACACTACCACCTAAGGTGCCATTAAAATCAAAATCACCCCAACGATTATTGTAAAGACCTAGTACCTCAAAATTGTACATGCGGTTTCTAAAATTACTGTTTTGCAGACGTCCTGCCTCAAAACCAGGTGTGGTAGGAGCTTTAAAATCATCAAATATGAACCAGTTAAGTTCGGATCCAATAGTCCCCTGCAACTTAAAATGCTTGTTGATATTCCAAACAGCTTTTCCATTAAAGCGAAACTGATCTTTTTTAGAATTATTTGAGTTTTTATATATATCCCAGTATGGATTTACATTGTATGGATCCATTCCGTTCCAGTTAGAATACTCACCCCTTCCATTTTGATAGGTTTTCAGCCAATTTTGATCATAAGTGGTGGCAAGAGTCATAAGATTTTTACCAACATTTGACTTGCTATCTCCTAATGCAGGACGGTTTTTAACATCCTCACGTGTATAGTTAGCACTAAAATCGAAATCTACATTAGCTAAAGTAGTATTAGCTCGTAGATTAAAGATATCCCTACTCATATTAGTTTCCGGAACAATATCTTTGTTACGCATATCGGTATAAGTAAAACGTACTCCCGTATTACCATTACTTTTGCCGATAATAGCAGTATTACTGGCAGTTAAGCCTGTACGAAAAAAGCCGGAAACATTATTAGGGATGATAAGATAAGGACGTTCTACACCATCGTAATATTTCAATTTATTACTTCCATCAGCCTTTGGTCCCCAGCTTTTATTTGTATTAGATACTGCATCAATACTGTAGGTTCCGTTACTTCCCATACCATAAACATTCTGTACATCATTCCATTTTGCCAACTGTGTATCGAAAGTCAACGTTCCATTGTATTCTACGTTGAGCTTTTCCTTTTCATTAGCTCTTTTAGTGGTTATAAGAATAACACCGTGACTTGCCCTACTACCATAAAGAGCTGATGCAGCAGGTCCTTTAAGCACTGACATATTTTCTATATCATCAGGATTAATACTTGATATACCATCGCCAAGGTCAAATCCTCCAGAAGTACGGGCACTACCATAATTTGTATTATCGAGGGGGACACCATCAATTACATACAAAGGTTGATTATTACCAGTCATTTCAGTACTACCACGCAATATCACACGGGTAGATCCGGATGGTCCACCGGCTGTTTGACTAACTACCAAACCTGGTACACGACCTGCCATAGAGTTAATCACATTGGTTCCCTTTGCTTTAGTAAAAGCATCACCTTTGACCTCGTCCACACCATAGCCTAATGCCTTACGTTCTCTCTTGATTCCCAAAGCTGTGACTACAACTTCACTAAGCAGTTTGCTGTCTTCTTCCAAAACTATATTTATTGGATCATGACCAGCTTTTACCTCCTTAGACTTGTATCCTACGCAGCTGATAACAAGTGTAACACCCGACTTAGCATTCAAACTGAACTTACCCTCCATATCAGTAATTATTCCGTTGCTAGTCCCTTTTTCAATGACAGAGGCGCCAATAACAGGTCCTTGGGCATCTTTCACAGTTCCCGTGACTCTGTTTACTTGCTGTACAATTGCAAAATAATTTGGTTTTGTTGCTGCTTTAACTTGTGTAATACCTCCCATTAGACAGAGAGACAGCGTTCCACAGAACAACGTGTACTTACAAATTTTTACTTTCATAGAATGTATAATTAAGATTAATAAAAGATTTTTACCCAGTCAATATACATATTCACCTTTTCTCCATCCTTCAATGCTGTAATGCCATTTATGTTGGTGATTCCGGTGAAAGAGCCACCTACAGCCAAATTAAACAAGAGATAGAAATTATCTTGAAAATAATCATGGCTTTCTTTACTTTTGTTTATATCGAAGGAATAAAATGTAATATTATCAATGGCTATTATAAGGTTATTTTCACTCCAATCTAATGAATAGGTATGGTAATTACCGTCTTGCAAACTGTTGGCAACATTCGCTAAATTATATTCTTGCCTATGTCCTGTTGCGGCATTGGCTCCATAATGAATTGCTGTATTGAATAGTGTTTCAGAGGTACCAGAAGAAATGCCACTGTGTTCACCCATCTCCATTATGTCTATTTCTCCACATTGTGGCCAAGATTTATTATTATCTCCCATCATCCAAAATGCAGGCCACAGTCCATTAGCGGTTTTGGGTATTTTTATGCTTGCTTCAATTCTTCCGTACTTGAAATTCTTTTTCCCTTTAGTACTTACGCGTCCAGAGATAATCTTGTTTCCTTTGCGCTCAGCTGATAAAATCAATACCGATTTACCATCATCTGTGCCAATTGAAACATGTGCCTCATCATATGCTTGAAGTTCCTGATTGGTCCATCCCGCTTCATGAACTTCTTTAGTCCATACATTTCCATTAAAAGAATCAAAATTTTCTTTGAAAACAGTTTTATCTTGCTCTTCTTTTGGCTTTAAATCGACATCATTAGATGAACAAGATTGCTGTATTGAACACAATGATAATAACAATAAGGTTGTTACTTTTTTCATATTATTGTATTTTGGTTAAACTTAGATTTTCAAGAGCTATCTTGTATATAGTTGTCAACAGATATTTACTCACTTACTTAATTGAGTATTGCATCCAACTTTTTTCCTACAAGCTTGGTGCAAAGGTGGTAAGAGTGAATAAAATCAATGGGTTGATAGCTGACATTTAAGGTTTGATTACAGACAATTCTTCTCTTAATACACAGAAAAATGCTTTTCCAGACACTTTTTTATCTGTACTCCTATAAAGTAAATGTTACTAAAACATAGTGTTATGCGAAATAAAAAAAGTACCAATAATAATTATATTATTGGTACTTTTAAAAAAAATAAAAATCAAAAGTTATAACACTCAATCATTTGAAAGCCTAATCGTTTTGCTGGTATTTGCTAGGTTGAACACCGAATTGTTTTTTGAATAAAGAACTAAAATACTTAGTATTTACAAACCCAGTTTCGACAGCAACCTCAGTCACGTTTTTACCTTCTTTTAATAATTCTGCTGCTTTTTGAAGCCTTATTATACGAATAAATTCTTGCGGTGCTTTCCCTGTTAAAGATTTAAGACGACTATAAAAAAGAGTTCGACTCATGGCCATTTGTTGGCATAAGATATTAATATTAAAATCAGTGCCATCCAAATTTTCAATAACGAATTGAGTTGCTCGTATAACAAACTGGCGATCACCTTCCGACATAGTGTCTATAGAAATCTCGTCTACTTTGCTATCAGGATTTTCTGTTATATTATTACTTTCTTCATTGTTTATGCGATTTTTATTCAATTCTACTTGTTCAATAGCTTGTCGCATAAAAAAGTCTCTTTGTCTGTTTCGATTCTCTATCAACCCCTGCACTTTAAGTTTGAGAATCTCAGTACTGAAAGGTTTTGGAATATAATCGTCTGCACCTTTCTTTAATCCTTCAGCAACTGCATCATGATTGACTTTTGCTGTAAGTAGTATGAATGGAATACCTGATGTATCGGGATTATCTTTAACCAATTTGCAAAGTTCATCTCCTTGTATGCCTGGCATCATAATATCTGATAAGATTAAATCTGGGTATTCATTTGAAAGAAATGATAATGCTTCTTGGCCATTAGGAACTCCAATGACTCGATAGTCTTGCTCAAAAGTTTTACTTAAATAATAACGAAGAGCCTCATGATCTTCTACAATAAGTAAAGTATCTTTGACCGTCTGTCTATTTATGACTTGTGCTTCTCTGCTTTCATAATTTATAACTTCTTCTGTTTCTGGAAGTAAGATTTTCCGAGGTACAACAGTATTATTAGGAACTGACGTAGAAATATCATCTATTCTTCTTAGTATTACAGTAAAGACACTACCTTTGTTCTCTTCAGATTGAAAGGAGATCTTTCCATGCAGCATCTTAACTATACGTTGCACTTGCAAAAGGCCGAATCCAGTTCCTATTTCATGCGATTCCAACGCATTCTCAGCCCTGTAAACATCTGTAAACAAATGCTTCCATGCTTTTTTCGGAATACCAATACCTGTATCCTTAACCTCTATCATAGCCTTTCGTTTTGTACAATTCAAACAGAGGTGAATATCACCCTGTGGCATTGTGTATTTACAGGCATTGGAGATGAGATTATCTAACAGCATCTCTACGATATATCTATCTGCCATAACCCAAACATCTTCATCAGGAAAAGAAACACTCAAATGCAATTGTTTTTTATCGCAAAATGATTGAAAGCTAGCAACCTCTTCCGCCAAAACATCATTAAGATTTAATGGTGTTAATACAAGTTGGTTTTTATGAGTGTCAACCTTTTCAAATTCAAGCAATTGCGTAATCAATGTATTAAGTTTACGAGTATTACTGCGTGCCAGTTTCAGGAAATATTGAGCTTTCTCAGAAAGTCCCTTCTCTTTACACAAATCTTCCAATGGTGCCATTACAAGTGTTACCGGTGTTCTAATGTCATGTGCCGTATTAATAAAAAAACTTATTTTATCTTCATCATATTTCTTTTGGATTTGATTACTCTTGTACCGCAGAATAAAGTAAAATATAGCTCCAAAAATACAAATATAAAAGAGCCATGCCCACCAAGAATTCCACCAAGGTTGAGATACTTTAAGTATAAGCACACGTTCAGAAATTATCCTTCCATCACTTCTACGCAAGCTGCGAACTTTAAAAAGATATGACCCCGGTGATACATTTGTATATTGTGCTTTGCCATTAACAAAAAGATCGCTCCAATATTTATCATATCCTTCTAAAATATACTGATATGCAATATCACGCTGAAAACGATAATTTATTGACTCAAATGTGACCACAAATGAATTGTGACTATAATCAAGTCGAGCTGAACCGTTAGACAACATATCGTGAATGATAGGGCGTAAAAGGGTTTCTTCATCTGCACTTATATAATCAACTGTAAGGCCAGTAAATCGCAATGGGGCCTGATAGTCTGCACCAGTAATGGCATTAGGAGCGATAAAGACAACGCCATTTGTGCTGCCATAAGCAAATTTTCCATTTGTTAATTGTGCAAATGACGACTTATTGTATTCTTTGTCAATATCTCCCACATAATTGAGGTTTGATACGTGAAGGTGATCTATTAATGCAAGTCCTTTTCCTGTGCTAGCCCATAAACGCCCAATTTGGTCACGGTGCAGACTATACACATCGTTAGATGGCAGACCTTCACTTGTTGTGAAAGTCTTTGATAATCTAGTATGCATGTTATATAGATTCAATCCACCTCCCTCAGTACCTAACCAAACAGTACCATCACCATTGAAAAGCATAGCAACAATATATGCACTTGTATTTTGTTTATGATATTCCTGAGCTGTTGCATAGCGTTGTATATTCCCAGTGCGTTTGTTAACCAAACAAAATCCATTCACTGTTGCCACAGCTATTTGGTCGCGATTGACCACCTCTATAGACTGAATCCATTTTATATCATATAATCGTTTATATTGTCCTCTTTTCTCCATCATCAAAAGAGAACCATCCAAACCTCCTATCCATAAATCTCCATCCATATCTCGTCTTATAGAAAATATATGATTAGTGGTGAGTACTCCTTGCTGTTTAGTGAGATGCCTGATAATGTGCCCCTGAATATCCAAAAGATAAACGCCATCTCCATATGTGCCTACCCATGTCGAACCATTTTCTCCTTTACATAATGTCACAGCCACAGCACCTTTTAACCAATGATTCCATGTTCCAAAAGATTTATTCAAAATACTAATTCCAAGATCGGTAGCAAACCACAAATCTCCATTAATATTTTCTTCTATATCATTAATATTATTATTTGCTAAAGATTGCAAGGTTCCTCTCTCATGAGCCAATATTATAATAGGGTATTTTAATAGAATAGCAATAGATACCCCTCCTGTATAACTTCCTATCCAAATGTTGCCTTGATGATCTTTAGTCACAGCATAAACACCATTACCTCTTAAAAAATTATCTGTTCTATCTTCTGTATTCATAAGCAGATGGGCTTTTTTCGAGTTTATATCTACTACATACACACCTCCACCATCTATTCCTACTAATATTGAATGAGAATCATACTTTGTGATAGCTCGTATCGGATTAAGAAAATTAGAATATTGCTCTTTAAAAGGAGACAAGTTAAAAGTATTCACATTCATAACTAGCAAACCACTATTAAATGTTCCTATCCAAAGTTCATTTTTAACAGAGTCATAAAGTAAAGTTTGTACATCTCGGCCATTTATTAACTGATGCACTTTATTCAGTTGAGAATATAAAAGCTGCACTACACCAGTAGAAGTACCAACAAAAAGGGATTTTCCAACAGAAATTATCTCATTTACATATTGTTCCCGAATAATAGGAATTACACGATTACCAGATTCTTTCTTGTAAAGTCCTTTGTTCAGCCCAAACCAAAACATACCTTTATGATCAATATAAAACTTATTCAGAATGATTTCCCCACTAATAAAATCTCCTAAATATAGATATTTCTCAAAACAGTCATTTTTGATGGAATAATGGTAAATTCTTCCAGTATGATCATAAGCCCAAAGACCAGTTTCCTCATTATACAATAAGCGAAGTCTGCGTCCGGCCAAATCACCATAGTAAAAATGTCCCGGTAAAGTATAGCTCTTTATTATGTGCCCATTATAGCGATCAATTCCTGTTTTTGTAGCAATCCACATTACACCTTGATTGTCTTCAACAATTGAAAACACACGTTGACTACTTAGGCCTTCAGAATAACCGAGATGCCTAATGTTAAACATGTTATTAGTCAGTTCTGCCTTGGATGTCACTCCTCCTATCCATAAGGTCAAAGCAATCAAACATTTTAATAATATTCTCATTGTTAGAGTTTCACAAGTGTATAATTAGTAATTAAGGTAAAGAAAATTCTATGTATTCAGAAAATACAACAATAAAAGCACTTTGATCTGAGTAACTATTTTCTGATTCATCTCACAAAAATAGTCAAATCATGTCAGAAATAAAAGGAAATCAGATAAAAGACAATAAGACTTCTCTTTCATTATGAATAATAATACTTATCAAAGCTGATAGCTATGGTTAAGGGAACCGATGCTGAAACAGTTTGTGCTGTACTTATGTGTCTGTCCAGACGTATGCGTTGGAATGTTCTGGAAGTTACATTGGATATGGCTTCTAATATGGAAAAGATAATACATCGTTGATTCCCCCAGGCTAGGCAAGTAACTGACCGTTTTCATGTTCAAAAGCTGGATTATGAAGCGGTGCAGGAGATGCGAATATAACATCACTGGAATTTAGGTATTAAACTATGCAATATTTTTGCTTAAAGTATTAATTCCCTAGGTTTTTGGTATGATTCCTGATCCTAATTCTTTAGAGCTTCATTCAGAGGAGTGGCGGATATGAAATTTTTCCTTTTTAGAATCGCTAAAATTTATGCATAAAAAAAAGGCCAGATTTAACATTCCCCCAAGAATTCGGACTGAGCCTCCATTCTCTCAATTCCGATTATGGTTCCGATAAAAAAAACAAGGTCCAATTAATTGATAATCAATTAATTGGACCTTTATTTGCGGAAGCTGGGGATTATGAACCTCACCCTCCAATATCTTAGTCTTCAATCGATTACAAATCAAATTATCAATATGGTAACGATTTAGGCACAAAAATAAAACTCTGTTTTTGTCCGCCCTTGTCCAGCGTTTGTCTGCCTATATCTTGGGTTCAAAAATACTACTATTTTTCGATACAGCCAAATCTTTGATTTACAATCTTTAAAATGCGGTGCAAGGTGCAAGCCTATATATAAATATATGGCTTGCACCTTGCACCGCTTATTAAACTTAAAAACACTTTCTTTAAAGAGAATATCTATAAGTTATTTACAAATAAATATTACTCAAATTTATAACTTTATTAACAAATATAATGATATATTTAGTAAAGTCATAAATAGAGAATCTGTGAATAAATATATCCTTTTACATAATTATATTTAATACTACCTATCACAGTAATGTTATTAGGTAGCAGTAGATAAATAATGAATATAATAATCTGATTTTTTTAGACAAAATAATCTAGTAAACAATTACATTTCTTAATTTCAGCCAACCAGAGTCTGTAAATTCTCCTTGAGCTGCAATATTTAAACCTTTTACATTACTGCCATTCCCTTTAGTCGTATCCACTAAAGCAACAGCCCAAGTATAATTTCCTTTATTTACGCCTCGAATATTAGGTGTAAATTCATAAGTAGTAGGAGTACCTTTTATCCAAGTGGAAAGATCCGTTTTAGAATCAAGATAAGAGTATTTTATCTGATTATCTTTATCAAGCAACGCAAAAGCTACTTTATATTTCTGATTCCATTGCGGTATGTTGGTAGGACAATATCCCCAACCTAAATTTGACCAGCGGTGAATTATTTTAATTTTCGAACCACTTTTTATATTTTTGGGCACAAAAATAGAATTTGGATATAAGCGGTAGCCTCCCTCAGATATAAAATCTTCAATCAAAGGATAAGCATCTCTAAACCAACTTATAGTCTCATCCCCTATGCGGAAATCCATCATATTTACGTGTGCTTCTTTTCCGTCTTCAAATTCTCCCACACGGACATCCCTTGCGGTCTTATAGCCACTCGGATCTAGTTGAAAAGGATGTTTACTTACAATCCATCCACCTTCCAGAAGAACAGGACGTTTCATAATCCAGGATTTTACATAATCACGTTCCCATTGACCATAATACTCTCTCATTCCAAAAGCATCATGACGTAAAGAATAACCTTTTTTACATGCAATGTCTAACAGACGTTTGCTATCAGAATCAAATTTTTCTTCTCCGGCCCAATCTTTACCAGCCCCCATCCAGCGGTGATAGTTAATAACCAGAGGAACTTTAGTGAAATATTTAGAATAAAGATCTGTTATCCAATCAAATACATTTTCACGGTTTTTAGGATCGAGATACTTCATCGTGTGCGCTTCCCCCCATTTGCCTAGTCCGTAACCATCTACGAATTCTACCAGATCAGGATTATTATACTTCTTAGCAAATGCCTTTACGAACATGGCATATTTTTCCTGAAAGATGGGATCATCAGGGTAAGGAGAACGTTTGCCTTTTTCTGTGTAATATTTGGCTCCAGCATCAAAGACATAAGCAGGGGTTGCTTCATTAATTCTGTCTCGGCTATCGACTACTACGCGAAAAGAAAGTCTCATGCCTCTGTCAATGGCACCTTGTATAACTATCTTTAATTTTTCATTAGTGTCCCATCCATAAACCCCTTCAGCAGGGTTTAATGTACTCCAATGTGTACGGATATATAACGTGCGAGCATAATCGGAGATCTTTACTGTAGTTCCTTTTTCTGCGGCATAAATGTGATCGTATTTTTCCCAGAAATCATCATTGACATTTTCATTAGCATATATAACCCAACCACTCAGTGGATTTCCCAACATTGTTTTTCTATCTGGTAAAATTTTCACATCATCGGTTTCCACATCTATAGCCATCTTATAAACTTGACATCCAGCTAACAGAAAAGCACCAACTCCATAAACTTCGGTCATATTCCGAGTTACTTTACGTGGATCTGCACCGATGGGTTGTACCCAACCGAGCTTTCCCGTTACATCAACGGCATCAGTCAAAGCTTTCCACCCTTTAATAATTACTGGCATAAAATCGCTTTTAGACAAGAGCCCCGCATTTACGCCATAGGCTAGTGCATATACAAAAAGGCCTGTAGAGCTTGTCTCAGGGGAGGAATAAGAGGCTGGATCCAACAAGCTAGCACGCCAATAGCCGTCTTCATTTTGCAATTTAGCAATACGAGTACATAATCTAACGAAAAGTTCCTCGTAATATTTGCGTTCCATTAGATTTTTGGGAAGTTCCTGTAATATTTCTGCTAATCCTCCCAAGACCCAAGCATTACCTCGTCCCCAAAAAAGTTTCTTGCCATTAGCTTCTTTTTTACCAAAATAGTGCCAATCACGATAAAAAAGATTATCTTCTTTGTCGAACAGATAATCGCAAGTAGCTCGATATTCATTATCCATAAATTGAAGGTATTTTCGGTTACCCGTTTCGCGATATAATTTCGCATAGACCGGTGGAGCCATAAACAAAGCATCGCACCAAGTCCAACGTTCCAATGTTTTATTGTTTCCGTACTCTAATTTAAATGTACTATTGGAAGGATGATTGACAATCCATTCTGCACGTGCCAACGTTGGGATAAGCATTTCTTCAATTTTATACTTGCGATATAAATCAATGAATGATTGTGACACAACGATGTCATCAGCATGGTACATGCGTTTGTAAGGTTGCCATCCATTGCGTGCACCTATTTCATAAAGCCATTGGTAGTAAGAACAGTCATTATCTTCTTTCTCAGATAATTCAGCCCAATCAACCATGCCTATATAAAGTGCTCCATTGGTCCAATCCAAGTCATTGTGTTCGTTAGAAAAACTAGGATTCGCTATTTGCCAGTCGGCCACTTGTTTCATTTTATTTTTAACTTCTGCTTTACTAAACAGTACTTGAGACGTAACATTTATGCAGATAAGAAAGAAATTCACTGTAATTAGTAGTCTATAAATCTTCATAATTATTTATTAATAAATGAAGGGAATTGCCTTTGTTCTCAGCGGACGTAGACAATTCCCTTTATGAGAATATTAAAAAAAATATTTTACTTTATTTTAACTAATATTTATTGATATCCATTATTTTGTGGAAATTCGGCTCCAGTATTCGAGTCGATAATACTTTGAGGAATAGGCCACAACACATGATAATCACGCATAACTGGTCCTGATTCGGTATTATACTTACGAGTACGTTCTAACAATTTTCCTGTTCGTACCAAAGTAAAGCGACGTGACTCTTCACCAACCAATTCACGAATACGTTCGTCCAGCAAGAAATCTACTGTCATTTCACTATCCGTAATTTCACGAGTATGTGCACGACGGCGTAAAATATTGATGGCTTCACGGGCACCAGAGATATCATTCAGCCCTAATCTTGCTTCGCAAAGCAAAAGATAAGTTTCAGCAAGGCGGAACTTCATTCGATCACGGTAAGAGCCTGTTAAGGAGAGATTCTCAGAACGTCCATAAAAAAACTTCGTCAAGGCCGGATAAAGACGGAAGGTTGTAAACCAAGTTGCATCTGTAATCTCGGCTTTCTTACCATAAAGATTTGTTTTTGCATTATTATAATACCAGTTACGTTTGATATTATACTCCGAATTACGGATATCATTCTCATCAAAGAAACCACTGTCTTTGCCAATCCACCATTTCATAGGTACTAACTGAGATAGTCCACGACCACCCAAAGAATCAGCCAATACGAAACCGGTGATTTCAGAATACTTGGGTTCCCAAGCACGGCGTGTCCAGTCGTCGGAATTGGTCCCCCCCCCTGTTGTGTTATATTCGAACTGCATTACCCAGATACTTTCCATATTACCAGAAGAACGATTTTGGTTGTTTTCAACAAACAGATCAGAGAATACATCACCTTTACTATTCACTTTTCCACCAAAGCGATTTTCCATCAAGTGGAAATAGCCGCTATTAATAACGTTTTCAGCTGCAATTTCGGCTTTTGCATAATCACCTTGCATAAGATAAACTTCACTCAACAGATGTTCTGCCGCCCATTTTGTCAATTTGCCGACTTTAACAGCATCAGGATTTTCTGGTAGGTTTTCAACGGCAAATTTCAAGTCTTCTATCATGTGTAAAATGACTTCATCTTTCGGTGTACGAGTAAAGTCTGTTCTGAACTGGTCTTGAATTTTGTCAACATAAGGAACATCCCCATACAAATAAACCAGTGTGCGATAGGCATAAGCACGGAAAAATCGTGATTCTGCTTGATATAGTGCCTTGTCTGTGTTTTTGCTCCAATTTGTATTTATTTCTGAATATCGCAACATTTCATTGGCTCCTGCAATCAAACTGTAAGCCCAATTCCAATAAGAACCTACAATACCTGTATTGGGAGTCAATGTCAGATATCCGAAAGGTTGTATTGATCCGTCTTTAGTACCCATAGTGGCAATATCTGTTGCAATCTGGAGAGCTTCATAAGGACAAGCTGCATTATGCATAAATGCACTATTTTCGCCCCATGTATTATATTCTGAACGTGCTTCAGCATAAAGTCCAGAAGAACCGACTTCAAATCCATAAGAACTTGTATATGTATTGTCTGGAGCCAACTCACTTTTAAGTTCTTCATCCAGAAAATTAGAACAGCTAGTAGCAGAAAGAGCCACTAAAAGGGCAAGAATTGCTTTTGATATATAATTTTTCATTGTATCAATATTTAAGTTAGAATGTTAAGTTCAATCCTAATACGTAAGAACGTGCAGTTGGATATGAAGCAAACCAACTGTTATCATAATTCAGTATACTGCGTATGTCGCA
This genomic interval carries:
- a CDS encoding RagB/SusD family nutrient uptake outer membrane protein — encoded protein: MKNYISKAILALLVALSATSCSNFLDEELKSELAPDNTYTSSYGFEVGSSGLYAEARSEYNTWGENSAFMHNAACPYEALQIATDIATMGTKDGSIQPFGYLTLTPNTGIVGSYWNWAYSLIAGANEMLRYSEINTNWSKNTDKALYQAESRFFRAYAYRTLVYLYGDVPYVDKIQDQFRTDFTRTPKDEVILHMIEDLKFAVENLPENPDAVKVGKLTKWAAEHLLSEVYLMQGDYAKAEIAAENVINSGYFHLMENRFGGKVNSKGDVFSDLFVENNQNRSSGNMESIWVMQFEYNTTGGGTNSDDWTRRAWEPKYSEITGFVLADSLGGRGLSQLVPMKWWIGKDSGFFDENDIRNSEYNIKRNWYYNNAKTNLYGKKAEITDATWFTTFRLYPALTKFFYGRSENLSLTGSYRDRMKFRLAETYLLLCEARLGLNDISGAREAINILRRRAHTREITDSEMTVDFLLDERIRELVGEESRRFTLVRTGKLLERTRKYNTESGPVMRDYHVLWPIPQSIIDSNTGAEFPQNNGYQ